CTTTGCTTTTTAATAAAAGAATAAAATACATAAAAGAATCTGACTTAAAAGAAAAATCCATAAATGGGTGGATAATTTCCAATGAATTTTTTGACGCCCTTCCTTTTAAAAGGATATTGAAGAAAGATGGAAAAATTTATGAAATCTTCATTGGTGAAAAAAATGGAAAACTCTTTGAGATTATTGATAATCCAACTTCCGAAGCCACTGAATTCATCAAAAATTTCCATTTAGACTCCAAAAAATTCGAGGAAACAGAGATAAATATTCAAGCTTATAATTGGATAAAAATACTTGGAAGAGCACTTAATAAAGGCTACATGTTAACAATTGATTACGGAGAAGAAAGGGAAAATAAAAATTTTCTTAGAAAAACTTCCAGGTCATTTAAAAGACACAGAATATCTGATGATTTATTTGATGATTTAGGAAATAAAGATATCACTTCAGATGTGGATTTCTCCACTCTTATAAAGGGAGGGGAAGAAATAAGACTAAAAAAGATATTTTTATGGACTCAGGAGAAATTTCTCCTCGAAAATAGGATATTGGACTTCAAAATAAATAATGATATTTCAAAAATCAATCAACTAAAAGTTCTTCTAAACCCTGAGTTTATGGGAGAAAAATTTAAAGTTTTATTTTTAAAGAAAATTACTTAATTTCTCTATCGGAAAATACCTCTCCTGAGAAAATTTCAACCTTAATTCCTCTTTTCCATTCATCACCCTTTAAACCTGCTTTCATGCAACCGTGAGTCAAATAAGTTTCAAGATCCCAGTTGTATTCTACTGGAACCTGAGGTAGAAGAAGTCCCTGGAAAGCTCCTTTTGAGACTATTATCCCATGTTTTCCGATTTCAATCTCATCGTATGATTTTATCTCTTTCGGTATAGATAGGATTGTAATTTCTATTTCAGTTTCATCCAGTTCCTCAACTGACAAAGGCTCGAATCTGAAATCAGAGGTTGCTGCTGAAATTGCTACATCTATTATTGTTTCATAAAGAGATTTATATGGAAGTGGATATCCTATACACCCCCTAAGGTTTCCTCCGACCTTCAATGTAACAAACGCTCCTTTCTTCTCTTTAAGCCAATTTTCTTTGATTTCCGGAGAAATAGTGTTTCCTTTTTTGAGATATTCCTCTATTGCTTTTCTTGCTAAGTTTAATAAAAACTTTTTCTTTTTAGTATTCAATTCATTCAATAACTTCCTCCTGTTTTTTAATTATCTTAATAAAAACATTTTTTACTTCCATTTTGTTTTCATTCTCATCGAATTCAAATAAATATCCAAAAATTGATTCATCTTTCTCTGAGTCGACTCTGACTAAAATATCTCCTGCAGTGTTTATTTTTATCCATCGCTGAGGAAAATCAGCTTTGGAAATATAAAAATAACCGACTAATTTTCTGTCAAATAATCTTTCAATCTCTTCTTTTTTCTTAAAGTATTTTTTCTCATTCTGTAAAAATTTTTCCTCAACTCTTAAAGCCTTTTCCACTATAAAAACCCTTCCCCTTTTATGACCTAAAAGTGCTCCGAATATATTTCTTCCTTTGAACTCTTCCGTATGAAACTTTATTATGTTGTAAACCTCTTCAAGAATC
The sequence above is drawn from the Acidobacteriota bacterium genome and encodes:
- a CDS encoding SAM-dependent methyltransferase, whose protein sequence is MLKNILIERIKKKGKIPFDEFMEVALYHPQYGYYMIKREIGKKGDFFTSPSVSSLFSLTIAKFIERNNEKFLQDEKIQILEIGGGKGYLMNGLIEYFDENNPTLSKKIEFLFLELKPLLFNKRIKYIKESDLKEKSINGWIISNEFFDALPFKRILKKDGKIYEIFIGEKNGKLFEIIDNPTSEATEFIKNFHLDSKKFEETEINIQAYNWIKILGRALNKGYMLTIDYGEERENKNFLRKTSRSFKRHRISDDLFDDLGNKDITSDVDFSTLIKGGEEIRLKKIFLWTQEKFLLENRILDFKINNDISKINQLKVLLNPEFMGEKFKVLFLKKIT
- the amrA gene encoding AmmeMemoRadiSam system protein A translates to MNELNTKKKKFLLNLARKAIEEYLKKGNTISPEIKENWLKEKKGAFVTLKVGGNLRGCIGYPLPYKSLYETIIDVAISAATSDFRFEPLSVEELDETEIEITILSIPKEIKSYDEIEIGKHGIIVSKGAFQGLLLPQVPVEYNWDLETYLTHGCMKAGLKGDEWKRGIKVEIFSGEVFSDREIK